One segment of Treponema vincentii F0403 DNA contains the following:
- a CDS encoding SufS family cysteine desulfurase — protein sequence MYKQYFPLLQNRNIHYLDAAATAQRPQAVLDGIQDYYTRSNGNAGRGSHTLAIESSALIEAARMAVGNFIGADSSGEVIFTKNATESLNIIAYCYGLEQLHAGDEIIISIANHHANLIPWQFVARKTGAALRYVYLDENGNFDMEGFKALLGSRTKIVAVTAAVNTTGVVFPVQDIIAEAHKHGAVAVIDAAQSIAHYPHDVAVWDCDFLAFSGHKIYAEFGAGVLYAKRALIDKMSPFLYGGSMIEFVGEQVSEFKAGGAKYEGGTLDTAAIHSIKLSLDFLKGLGLDAVHTYVEGLHQKLIAALQGLDFVDVYYTHAHRRVPTVAFNVKDVHSHDTSYILDEQGVMVRSGHHCTQPLMEYMGIHSCCRASLGIYNTQEDIDALVAALKKVYEVFKR from the coding sequence ATGTATAAACAGTATTTCCCGCTATTACAGAATAGAAATATCCATTATTTAGATGCCGCCGCAACAGCGCAGCGTCCGCAGGCGGTGCTTGACGGAATACAGGATTACTACACCCGTAGCAACGGGAATGCAGGACGGGGTTCGCATACGCTTGCGATAGAATCTTCCGCATTAATTGAGGCTGCCCGTATGGCTGTCGGCAACTTTATCGGCGCCGATTCTTCCGGCGAAGTGATCTTTACCAAGAACGCTACCGAATCGCTCAATATCATTGCGTACTGCTACGGGCTGGAGCAGCTCCATGCCGGCGACGAAATCATTATTTCCATTGCCAACCATCACGCAAACCTGATCCCGTGGCAATTTGTAGCGCGGAAAACCGGCGCGGCATTGCGGTATGTGTACTTGGACGAAAACGGAAACTTCGATATGGAAGGTTTTAAAGCCCTGCTCGGCAGCCGTACCAAGATTGTTGCGGTAACTGCCGCCGTAAACACCACCGGCGTTGTATTCCCCGTGCAGGACATTATTGCGGAAGCGCATAAACACGGCGCCGTTGCGGTTATCGATGCGGCACAGTCCATTGCGCACTATCCTCATGATGTTGCCGTGTGGGATTGCGACTTCCTTGCGTTTTCGGGGCATAAAATCTATGCGGAGTTCGGCGCCGGGGTGCTGTATGCAAAGCGTGCCCTTATCGATAAAATGTCTCCCTTCCTTTACGGCGGCAGTATGATCGAGTTCGTCGGTGAGCAGGTAAGCGAGTTTAAAGCGGGCGGCGCCAAGTACGAAGGCGGCACCCTCGATACCGCGGCAATCCATTCGATTAAACTAAGTCTCGATTTTCTCAAAGGCTTAGGGCTCGATGCCGTACATACCTACGTTGAAGGGCTGCACCAAAAACTCATCGCCGCGCTGCAGGGGCTTGATTTTGTGGATGTGTATTACACCCATGCGCATCGGCGGGTGCCGACGGTTGCTTTTAACGTAAAGGATGTGCATTCACATGACACGTCGTACATCTTGGATGAACAGGGAGTTATGGTCAGAAGCGGACACCACTGCACTCAGCCGTTGATGGAGTACATGGGAATTCACTCCTGCTGCCGCGCAAGCCTCGGTATCTACAACACGCAGGAAGACATCGACGCCCTTGTTGCCGCCCTTAAAAAAGTCTACGAAGTGTTTAAGCGGTAG
- the sufD gene encoding Fe-S cluster assembly protein SufD, whose amino-acid sequence MRNENYFKRLDYHIQDVPSAPFTGMFFHTEAPAAQYMPIADFLKTCPAEQQARIFNVEKSPREKNCGLGKHFTDEVQVKRNSGFYLKIDAAAGALQDFFVRFSVDAEHPVLFDQSYIDIANNAAARLILYFDTDPKSTEVQSYRNGLISISVGSHAQVEIIKIQNFADSALSFETVRMDVGEAARITVHDIQLGAQKTGASYSSYIQNDNSEVFVYPLYFTDKARRMDIEHNLIINGKNTLSEIKARGALKNEAHKMFRGNIFLNKGCSASVARFADNSIMLDKNAVAASIPTIFCDEDDVIGEHAASFSAIDAEKLYYLMSRGFDELSAKKLIIDSAFRPVFNAIPDETVRNRLNAEFDARLSASAETDEE is encoded by the coding sequence ATGAGAAACGAAAACTATTTTAAACGGCTCGATTATCATATACAGGATGTGCCGTCGGCTCCGTTTACCGGCATGTTCTTTCATACCGAAGCTCCGGCGGCTCAGTATATGCCGATTGCAGACTTTCTTAAAACATGCCCTGCGGAACAGCAGGCACGGATATTCAATGTAGAAAAATCTCCGCGCGAAAAAAATTGCGGACTCGGCAAGCACTTTACCGATGAAGTGCAGGTAAAGCGGAACAGCGGTTTTTACCTCAAAATCGATGCTGCCGCCGGCGCCTTGCAGGACTTCTTTGTGCGGTTTTCGGTAGATGCCGAACATCCGGTGCTGTTCGACCAGAGCTATATCGACATAGCTAATAACGCAGCGGCGCGGCTCATTCTCTATTTTGACACCGATCCCAAATCCACGGAGGTGCAATCGTACCGGAACGGGCTGATCAGTATCAGCGTCGGCAGCCATGCACAGGTTGAAATTATCAAAATTCAAAACTTTGCCGACTCTGCGCTCAGCTTTGAAACGGTGCGGATGGACGTGGGGGAAGCGGCGCGGATAACCGTGCACGACATACAGCTCGGTGCGCAAAAAACGGGAGCGTCGTATTCGTCGTATATCCAAAACGATAATTCGGAAGTATTCGTTTATCCGCTTTATTTTACCGACAAAGCGCGGCGGATGGATATTGAACATAATCTGATTATCAACGGAAAAAATACCCTGTCGGAAATCAAAGCCCGCGGCGCGCTGAAAAACGAAGCGCATAAAATGTTCCGCGGCAACATTTTCCTCAACAAGGGCTGCTCCGCTTCCGTTGCCCGTTTTGCGGATAACAGCATTATGCTGGATAAAAACGCCGTTGCCGCCAGCATCCCGACCATCTTCTGCGATGAAGATGACGTTATCGGGGAACACGCCGCGAGCTTTTCCGCCATCGACGCAGAAAAACTCTACTATTTAATGAGCCGCGGCTTCGACGAACTGAGTGCTAAAAAGCTGATTATCGACTCCGCCTTCCGCCCGGTGTTCAACGCTATCCCCGACGAAACGGTGCGGAACAGACTGAACGCAGAATTTGACGCACGTCTTTCCGCATCGGCTGAAACAGATGAAGAATAG
- the sufB gene encoding Fe-S cluster assembly protein SufB: MSNDFRDSRSPLFQNRKRTFVSDIERGIYDIKDSIDYSYSTGMGLNEEVVRKISARKLEPKWMLDLRLQSLQYFFERPMPDWGADISDLNIQEIIHYIVSDEKPLATDWDQVPEEIKQTFDRLGIPKAEQTSLAGVGAQYDSEVVYHSLQKNLADQGVVYLDMETAVLQYGDIVREHFMQLIKPDDHKFAALHGAVWSGGSFVYVPKGVKVELPLQSYFRLNANQSGQFEHTLIIVDEGAYLHFIEGCSAPKYYKNALHAGAVELYVGKKATMRYSTIENWSRNLYNLNTKRAIVEEDGAIEWVSGSFGSRVTMLYPMSILKGDRSRSEFTGVTFASAGQCLDTGTKTVHIGKNTVSEMHSRSIAKNGGESNYRGLLVIGKDATGAKALAECESLMLDNESRTDTIPIIESHTDDADIGHEAKIGRISDSMVFYLMQRGLDEATAKSLIIKGFVEPISKELPLEYAVELNNLISIELEGTIG; encoded by the coding sequence ATGAGTAACGACTTTAGAGATTCCCGCTCGCCGCTGTTCCAAAACCGGAAGCGCACCTTTGTTTCCGACATCGAACGCGGCATTTACGATATAAAAGACAGTATCGATTATAGCTATTCCACCGGGATGGGACTGAACGAAGAGGTAGTACGGAAGATTTCAGCCCGCAAGCTTGAACCCAAGTGGATGCTCGACCTGAGGCTGCAATCGCTGCAGTATTTCTTTGAACGCCCGATGCCGGATTGGGGCGCCGACATTTCAGACCTCAATATTCAAGAGATTATCCATTATATTGTGTCGGACGAAAAACCGCTTGCCACCGATTGGGATCAGGTACCGGAGGAGATTAAGCAGACCTTTGACCGGCTCGGCATTCCCAAGGCGGAGCAAACCTCGCTGGCAGGTGTCGGCGCTCAGTATGACTCCGAGGTGGTGTATCACAGCTTGCAGAAAAACCTTGCCGACCAAGGGGTTGTGTACCTCGATATGGAAACGGCGGTGCTGCAGTACGGGGATATTGTCCGCGAACATTTTATGCAGCTGATAAAACCGGACGATCATAAGTTTGCGGCTCTGCACGGCGCAGTGTGGTCGGGCGGTTCATTTGTGTATGTACCCAAGGGTGTCAAGGTTGAACTGCCGCTGCAATCCTACTTTAGACTGAATGCAAACCAGTCGGGTCAGTTTGAGCATACACTCATCATCGTGGATGAAGGAGCCTATCTTCATTTTATCGAAGGATGCAGCGCGCCTAAATACTATAAAAACGCGCTCCATGCCGGCGCCGTCGAACTGTACGTCGGCAAAAAGGCGACCATGCGCTATTCCACCATCGAAAACTGGTCGCGTAACCTCTACAACCTGAATACCAAGCGGGCAATCGTGGAAGAAGACGGCGCTATCGAATGGGTCTCCGGCTCGTTCGGCTCGCGCGTAACCATGCTGTACCCGATGAGCATTTTGAAGGGCGACCGCTCGCGCTCCGAGTTTACCGGTGTTACCTTCGCTTCCGCGGGGCAGTGTCTCGACACCGGTACTAAAACCGTCCATATCGGCAAGAACACCGTGTCGGAAATGCACTCGCGCTCTATTGCGAAAAACGGCGGCGAGTCCAACTACCGCGGTCTGCTGGTTATCGGCAAGGATGCAACCGGCGCTAAGGCACTCGCCGAATGCGAATCGCTGATGCTGGATAACGAGTCCCGCACCGACACCATCCCGATTATCGAAAGCCATACCGACGATGCCGACATCGGACACGAAGCAAAGATCGGACGCATCAGCGATTCTATGGTCTTTTACCTGATGCAGCGCGGACTTGACGAAGCGACGGCTAAATCGCTCATCATCAAAGGCTTTGTCGAACCGATCTCTAAAGAACTTCCGCTTGAGTATGCCGTTGAGCTGAATAACCTTATTTCTATTGAGCTGGAGGGGACGATAGGCTGA
- the sufC gene encoding Fe-S cluster assembly ATPase SufC: protein MEPLLHIENLHLSVNEKPILHNLNLTINAGEIHVVMGPNGAGKSTLAAAITGNPVFQIDRGSIFFEGTLINDLPVFERARKGIFLSFQNPEEIPGLKVEEFLRAAKEAVTGKKIPALTFHKELLRLMETLSINPEYIERSLNVGFSGGEKKKNEILQLAVLRPKLAILDETDSGLDVDATKTVFEGVAKLKTPDMGILIITHHSKVLDYLKPDHVHVLINGSLVKSGGIELVEHIQKHGYAGM, encoded by the coding sequence ATGGAACCGCTATTACATATAGAAAACTTACATCTTTCGGTGAATGAAAAGCCGATTTTGCATAATCTTAATCTTACCATCAATGCCGGTGAGATACATGTCGTTATGGGACCGAACGGAGCGGGCAAGTCGACGCTTGCCGCTGCGATTACCGGTAACCCTGTCTTTCAAATTGACCGAGGCTCGATCTTTTTTGAAGGAACCTTGATTAATGACTTGCCTGTTTTTGAGCGCGCGCGGAAAGGTATCTTCCTTTCATTTCAAAATCCTGAAGAAATCCCCGGCTTAAAGGTTGAAGAGTTTCTCCGCGCGGCAAAGGAAGCGGTAACCGGTAAAAAGATACCGGCGCTTACCTTTCACAAGGAGCTGCTCCGCTTGATGGAAACGCTCAGCATCAATCCCGAATATATCGAGCGCAGTTTGAACGTCGGCTTTTCCGGCGGGGAAAAGAAAAAGAACGAAATTCTCCAGCTCGCAGTGCTGCGGCCTAAGCTCGCTATTTTGGACGAAACGGATTCGGGATTGGATGTCGACGCGACAAAGACCGTATTTGAAGGCGTTGCAAAACTCAAAACGCCGGATATGGGGATTTTGATCATCACGCACCACAGCAAGGTACTCGACTATCTCAAGCCCGATCATGTGCACGTATTAATCAACGGATCGCTGGTAAAAAGCGGCGGCATCGAATTGGTAGAGCATATTCAAAAGCACGGATATGCGGGGATGTAG
- a CDS encoding TraB/GumN family protein, translated as MITHKYLRKILPLFMLGIMLTACTTTGQVKQKHELPNSVLPVLIEHPERFFWEIRGNKGSVYVLGTVHVADKSFYPLQKNVLDAFDKADRLVSELGGMPEMEAFVGEMQSVIIKNMNADPKKSLLNVLSEDDLAFLYETIGDDTVHQLALFNPWILNTVLAQFLMSKIGLNAGDGIDMYLIQRAENKKIEALDTAQQQIAVLSYGTFDDQLAMLKDSIQALRDIDANREEMHKVRDLYLSNNRKELSAMLVDLLFEVPSSFSEKKTQAYIDTLLTDRNRIWAQKFGEYLREGGNTFVFAGTAHFLGKSSVFEIMRQKNMLK; from the coding sequence ATGATAACTCATAAATATTTAAGAAAGATACTGCCGCTTTTTATGTTGGGCATTATGCTTACCGCCTGCACAACTACCGGTCAAGTTAAGCAGAAACATGAATTACCGAATTCGGTATTACCGGTATTAATAGAACATCCCGAACGTTTTTTTTGGGAGATTAGAGGCAATAAAGGTTCGGTCTATGTGCTTGGGACTGTTCATGTTGCCGATAAAAGTTTTTACCCTCTGCAAAAGAACGTGCTGGATGCATTTGATAAAGCCGACCGGCTGGTAAGTGAGCTTGGCGGTATGCCGGAGATGGAAGCGTTTGTCGGAGAAATGCAAAGTGTCATTATAAAAAATATGAATGCCGATCCTAAAAAGAGTCTACTCAATGTTTTATCTGAAGACGATCTTGCCTTTCTATACGAAACAATCGGCGATGATACGGTACACCAGCTTGCACTTTTTAATCCGTGGATTTTAAATACGGTATTGGCTCAGTTTTTAATGAGTAAAATAGGACTGAACGCGGGAGACGGTATCGATATGTATCTAATACAGCGGGCAGAAAATAAAAAAATTGAAGCGCTTGATACCGCTCAGCAGCAAATTGCGGTGCTTTCATACGGAACTTTTGACGATCAGCTTGCAATGTTAAAAGATTCTATACAAGCACTGCGGGATATCGATGCAAACAGGGAAGAAATGCATAAAGTTCGAGACCTTTACCTGAGTAATAATCGGAAAGAACTTTCAGCCATGCTTGTCGACTTACTTTTTGAAGTTCCGTCTTCTTTCTCCGAAAAAAAAACGCAAGCCTATATCGACACGCTGTTAACGGATCGGAACCGGATATGGGCGCAGAAATTCGGCGAATACCTGCGCGAAGGCGGTAACACATTTGTCTTTGCAGGTACCGCGCACTTCCTTGGAAAATCAAGCGTATTTGAAATCATGCGGCAGAAGAACATGCTTAAATAA